GCCTGAGTTTTTGATTCGTAACTGCGTTGAGCATCCATAATCACGGCTTCGCTGTCCTAAAGGTGAGTCTGACATTTCATTTTAAGAAATTGCCCTAGCCGTAATTCTTTTGTTTGTCAGCATTTCAGTACTTAGTGAAGCAAAAAGAACAATTTGCGATCATCTAAATTAAAAGTTTTTCAAAAAATATCCCTCACAGGAGCATCGTCGAGGTACTGAATATATATGCGCTTAGAAACTGGGTATTAGAGTAAGCATCAATAATTTTTAGTAATCTAAAGAACGTTAAAAGTAGATCTCATTGAGTCATGTTTACAGCGTAAATCGGCAATTTTAAATATAAAAAAGCAATATATCAATGTAAATGATGAGTGTTTGCGATATTTCAAATAAAGTCTGGACCAAAGAAGTTATCTAATGATCCAGAGATTTATTTGCATAAAAAACCAACTTATCAATTAAAGCCTAAACGTCTGTCATTCATATTTTTAAAAACGATCACTGCTAGCTCCTTTTTGGCTGGTCAACTCTGGATAGCCCGCTTTGATTAGGGCTTCATCCCGGATGCGGCAGGAGTCACACAGACCACAGGGATGGTCGCCGCCTTGGTAACAAGACCAGGTTTCAGCAATGGGGACACCGAGTTTAACTGCTTTTTGGATAATTTCTACCTTGGTATCGAGCACCAGGGGCGCAACCAGTTGGGGCGCATGGCCTTCGACACCCACCTTAGAAGATAGATCTGCCAATTTCTGGTAGGCAGCGAGGTACTCGGGGCGACAGTCAGGATAACCGGAATAGTCCACCGCATTGATCCCCAGGTAAATGGCTTCTGCCTGTTTTGCTTCGGCGAGAGATAAGGCGATCGCCAAAAAAACGGTATTCCGGCCAGGGACATAGGTGGAAGGAATTTCGTCAGTTTGGACACCTGTTTGGGGAATTGCTTGGTTGGCATCAGTCAGGGAAGAACCACCCCAGCGGGATAAATTCACATCCATGACGAAATGCTCCGTGATTCCCAGGTGTTCGGCGATGCGCTGGGCGGCGATCAATTCGCGACTGTGTTTTTGCCCATAGCGAAAGGAGAGGGCAATCACTTCATAGCCATCGGCGATCGCCTGGGCAGCGCTGGTGGCCGAATCTAAACCACCGGAGAGCAGAACAACGGCCCGTTTCATCTACTGCACCCCCAAAAATTTGTGGGTCTGGAGGCCAAGCCGCCATTCGGGGTGAGCCAAGATGTAATCAAAAATCAGACTCTGGCTGGCGGGATTTTCCCATTGGGGCTGGAGATATTTGGGGACATCAGCCGCAATTTGTGCAGCTTGGGTTTCGGCCCATTGGAAATCTGTGGCTTGATCGATCACAACTTTTAATTCACTGACATGGTCATAAACCTCTGGCAGTGGTGCTTTAAAGAGCTTAGGGGAAAGGGTAATCCAGTCAAAATCACCACTGAGGGGATGGGCGCCGGAGGTTTCTAAATGCAGGGGGAAACCCATCGCTTTTAAACCCGTGGTGAGGGGGCCAAGATCATGCATTAAAGGTTCACCACCAGTGATCACAATAATTTTGGGTTGCGCTGCTACCACCTGTTCTTTTAACTGGGCGACGGTAATCTGGGGATGGCGTTTGGGGTTCCAGGAAATTTTTGTGTCGCACCAGGGACAACCCACATCACACCCGGCAAGGCGAATGAAAAAAGCCGCTGTGCCAAACCAAAAGCCTTCCCCCTGGATCGAATGGAAGGTTTCCACGACGGGATAGGTGACGGCTGCCACATCTAAAGGATCAACAGAATCAGACAAGGGTCGCGGTGCGGTATGAATGGCCATGGCCTTGGGCAACGGAAAATAACACAGGGTTAATACTTTATTCTAAAAGGCGATCGCCTGTCGCTGGGGCAATGACAAAAAAAGCCCAGAGATCGCCCTAGGAATCAGCTAAAGTAAAGATTTGCCCCCACCCGTCACGTTTACTGCCTCCATGGTTACACCCCACCGATCTGATACCACCGCAGTTTTTCGCATCCTCGATGCCAACCTCGACCGAGCCCGGGAAGGACTCCGGATCATCGAGGAATGGTTCCGTTTTGGTCTCAATCACACCGAACTGGCCGCCCGTTGTAAAGAAATGCGCCAAACCCTGGCCCAGTGGCACCACGACGAACTCCGCGCCGCCCGGGATACCCCCAACGATGTGGGCACAGCTTTAAGCCATCCCCAGGAAGAAGTCCGCGCTGATGTCCAAGCCCTGCTCCGGGCAAATCTCTGCCGTGTCGAGGAAGCGCTGCGGGTGCTAGAGGAATACGCCAAACTCTATAAAACGGAGATGGCGATCGCCTGCAAACAAATGCGTTATCAGGTCTATGCCCTCGAAAGTCAACTATTTAGCCCCCATCTGCAACAGCGTCTAGAAACGGCACGGCTCTATCTGGTGACCTCTCCCCATGACCGGCTCCTTGAAATCGTCGAAGCGGCCCTCCAGGGGGGCGTTGAAATCGTGCAATACCGCGATAAGGAAACCCCCGATGAACAGCGCTTCGCCCAGGCGATCGCCTTGAAAAAATTATGCGATCGCTACCAAGCCCTTTTTCTCGTCAATGACCGCGTGGACCTTGCCCTAGCCGTGGACGCCGATGGAGTACATCTGGGTCAAACAGATTTACCCATCGCCACCGCCCGGCAAATTTTAGGCCCCAGTAAAATTATTGGCTGCTCCACCACTAATCCTACGGAACTCGAAAAAGCCCTCAATGAAGGGGCCGATTATGTGGGCGTTGGCCCCGTCTATGAAACCCCCACCAAACCAGGGAAAGCCGCAGCGGGTCACAGTTATGTCAGCTATGCCAAAGACCATTGCCCCGTGCCCTGGTTTGCCATCGGAAGCATTGATACCGAAAACCTAGGAGATGTTCTGGCGGCCGGAGCTGAACGGGTGGCGGTGGTGCGTTCATTGATGCACAGCGAAAACCCGACCTTGACAGCACAATATTTTGCCGCACAACTAAAGCGTCAACAAACCCTACAGGATTGCGAGGAGGCCACCGCATAAATGATTGATGTTTGGGTCAATGGTGAACTAAAAACCGCGCCGAGCGAATTGTCCTTGCCTCGTTTTCTGGAGCAGTTGGGCTTGAATCCGCGCCTCGTGGCTGTGGAATATAACGGCGAAATTCTCCACCGTCAGCATTGGGAACATACTCTAATTCAGCCAGGCGATCGCCTGGAGATTGTCACCATTGTCGGTGGCGGCTGAGGGTTACACTACAGAACAACACATCTCCATTCCTTGAGCGAAAAATGAGTCAAACCGTAAACTGCGCCGTTGAATGTATCAACGGTTGCATCCTAGGGGAAGACTGCCCCAACAAAGAATACGCAGCCCAGGCCAGTGAGTTTTTGCAGACCGTCTCCATCGACAAAATGCACGAAATCGCCGAAGCTGCTCGCCTGAAAAAAATGATGGAACCGCCTAAATGGGTGATTCCCGACGATATTTAGACAGTGCTTACTGTGGTTTTTTGGCTCAATCATGACCCAAAGTATCGACCATGATTTGTTGTTTAAGGAGTTGCTGACGACTTTTTTCTGGGATTTCTTGGCACTTTTTGCCCCTGAAGTCCTAGAAGCAGCCGAACGCGACTCTTTAACCTTTCTCACCCAAGAAGTTTTCAATGACCTGCCTGGTCAAGCACGGCGCAATGTGGACATTGTGGCGAAACTTCGTTTCCGGGGCCAAGAAACTTGCTTTTTAGTACACATCGAAAATCAAGCCACGCCCCAGGCAGATTTTGCGGCGAGAATGTTTCTCTATTTTGCACGGCTGTACGAAAAATATCGCCTACCCATTTATCCCATTGCGCTATTCTCCTACCGTTCTCCCCAGAGGCCAGAACCAGAGATTTTTTTGGTGGCATTTCCCACCAAGCAAATCCTCAGTAACCGAATCCGGTTGCTGCTGCGCTCATGGCGAAAATGAAGTTTAGTCCAGAGGAACGCCCAAAAGTCAAGTTAGAATGTCTACGGATGATTGTGACGCTGCGTTTGGATTCAGCCAGAATTCATCTGTTGTCGGGTTTTGTAGATACTTATCTGAAGGTTAAATATGGCAGAACAGCAGATCTTTGAGCAGGAATTACACCAAATTCAGCCCCAAGAAGAAGCCCAAGTGCTACGAATTGTGACTTCCTGGATGGAGGAAGGTCGTCAAGAAGGGCGCCAAGATGAAGCTCGTAAGTTAATTTTACGATTTATCCAACAGCGCTTCCCAGAACAGGTTTCAAAATTTCAAGCACAGATTCAAGCCCTTGATCTAGACCAATTAGATGCTTTAAGCGATCGCCTATTTGGGTTCGAGTCGATCACGGAATTAGAAACCTGGCTACGGGAAGACCCAGCGGCAGGCGATTTGACCTAACTGCCAAGGATAAACAGACTCAGTAACGTACCACTGTTCCACAGGCTATGGAGAAGCATTGGTGCCAGAAGATTACGAGATTTAACGTAGACAAACCCGAGAATGATACCTAGGGTCATTAGCGGCAACACTTCCGACAGGCTCATATGGGCGATCGCAAACAAAAAGGCACTCAGGATAATACTCCCCCAAACGGGCATATAACGGGTGAGGGAGGGCAGGAGAAAACCCCGGAACATAATTTCTTCAAAGAGAGGGGCCATCACCGAAGCAGTGAGAAAGAAAATGGTCAGGGCCACTTGATCCTGGGCTTTGAGGGCAAGAAACAGGAGTGGATTACTTCCCCCCTGGCCTTGCCAGATGAGTTGATTGAGCAGGGAAACCAAAAGCACGAGGGGAAGGGCAACCATGTAGCCCCCAAAGCCCCAGACTGTCCAGTTATCTAACCATTTCACCTGAAACCAATCCCGAGGCAAGGGCCGAAACTCCCAGAGCGAAATGGCTAAAACCCCTAAGCCAGCGATCGCCATCAATGAATAGGTAACAAGGGTATAGACCGCTTTTTCCCGCACGGCCCAGGCCGCAGCATTTAGATTTAAACCCTGGAGCGCTAGGGGGAGAATAAGGGGCAGGACAATTTGACCAACCAGAAAAAAACCAATGATAAACACCTGCCAAATAATTTCGCCATCCCAAGGGGTTTCCCAAGCTGCCTGGGTATCGATGTAGAGCAGCGATTCGTGCCGTTTGCGGAGCGCTTGAACCCCCAAAAAAATCAAAAAGCCGAAGCCAAATAACCCTACACTAAACGGCAAAATGGTAATGACCGTGAGTTTTAAAAAGGCCTGTTGTGCATTCTGTTGAATTTGCCGTTGGATCTGCCCCAGGGCGATCGCATTACCTTGGAGTTGATAGAGCTGCTGGTAATTTTGTTGCTCAAACCAAGCCTCGAACGATGCTGTGGCTAGGGGAGTGAGATCAGCGGGGATTTGCGCTTCGAGCCAGAGGGGTTTGAGGGTCTGAACCGTGTCCGTGAGGCGGGAATTATCTGTGGTTGTGATGCTCTCCCATTGTTGGCGGGCGGCGTCAAACTGTTGTTGGGTGGCGTAGAGGATGCCGAGCTTGAGGTGGAGCTCATCAATTAAGCTACGGGTTTCGGCGATCGCCTTTTGGTTGGCTGAGGGCCTACGGTTTGCCGAGCTCCCCTGGATGAGCCGCAAATTTGCTTCGCTACTGCTGAGGACGCTCTGGTACTGAGTAATGGCGTTCCCGTAGGGGTCTTGCCCCGTCAGTTGAGT
The nucleotide sequence above comes from [Synechococcus] sp. NIES-970. Encoded proteins:
- a CDS encoding hypothetical protein (conserved hypothetical protein); this translates as MTQSIDHDLLFKELLTTFFWDFLALFAPEVLEAAERDSLTFLTQEVFNDLPGQARRNVDIVAKLRFRGQETCFLVHIENQATPQADFAARMFLYFARLYEKYRLPIYPIALFSYRSPQRPEPEIFLVAFPTKQILSNRIRLLLRSWRK
- the thiE gene encoding thiamine-phosphate pyrophosphorylase, encoding MVTPHRSDTTAVFRILDANLDRAREGLRIIEEWFRFGLNHTELAARCKEMRQTLAQWHHDELRAARDTPNDVGTALSHPQEEVRADVQALLRANLCRVEEALRVLEEYAKLYKTEMAIACKQMRYQVYALESQLFSPHLQQRLETARLYLVTSPHDRLLEIVEAALQGGVEIVQYRDKETPDEQRFAQAIALKKLCDRYQALFLVNDRVDLALAVDADGVHLGQTDLPIATARQILGPSKIIGCSTTNPTELEKALNEGADYVGVGPVYETPTKPGKAAAGHSYVSYAKDHCPVPWFAIGSIDTENLGDVLAAGAERVAVVRSLMHSENPTLTAQYFAAQLKRQQTLQDCEEATA
- a CDS encoding hypothetical protein (conserved hypothetical protein), which encodes MAKMKFSPEERPKVKLECLRMIVTLRLDSARIHLLSGFVDTYLKVKYGRTADL
- a CDS encoding CAAX amino terminal protease family; translation: MSNVKRVILILLTVITLVPLLSSLWASFQEPQIQGRLELYQTNLVLQAAEYDPNSASSTSPEAIATLVTQLTGQDPYGNAITQYQSVLSSSEANLRLIQGSSANRRPSANQKAIAETRSLIDELHLKLGILYATQQQFDAARQQWESITTTDNSRLTDTVQTLKPLWLEAQIPADLTPLATASFEAWFEQQNYQQLYQLQGNAIALGQIQRQIQQNAQQAFLKLTVITILPFSVGLFGFGFLIFLGVQALRKRHESLLYIDTQAAWETPWDGEIIWQVFIIGFFLVGQIVLPLILPLALQGLNLNAAAWAVREKAVYTLVTYSLMAIAGLGVLAISLWEFRPLPRDWFQVKWLDNWTVWGFGGYMVALPLVLLVSLLNQLIWQGQGGSNPLLFLALKAQDQVALTIFFLTASVMAPLFEEIMFRGFLLPSLTRYMPVWGSIILSAFLFAIAHMSLSEVLPLMTLGIILGFVYVKSRNLLAPMLLHSLWNSGTLLSLFILGS
- a CDS encoding Radical SAM domain protein — encoded protein: MAIHTAPRPLSDSVDPLDVAAVTYPVVETFHSIQGEGFWFGTAAFFIRLAGCDVGCPWCDTKISWNPKRHPQITVAQLKEQVVAAQPKIIVITGGEPLMHDLGPLTTGLKAMGFPLHLETSGAHPLSGDFDWITLSPKLFKAPLPEVYDHVSELKVVIDQATDFQWAETQAAQIAADVPKYLQPQWENPASQSLIFDYILAHPEWRLGLQTHKFLGVQ
- a CDS encoding hypothetical protein (conserved hypothetical protein) — translated: MSQTVNCAVECINGCILGEDCPNKEYAAQASEFLQTVSIDKMHEIAEAARLKKMMEPPKWVIPDDI
- a CDS encoding exsB protein, producing MKRAVVLLSGGLDSATSAAQAIADGYEVIALSFRYGQKHSRELIAAQRIAEHLGITEHFVMDVNLSRWGGSSLTDANQAIPQTGVQTDEIPSTYVPGRNTVFLAIALSLAEAKQAEAIYLGINAVDYSGYPDCRPEYLAAYQKLADLSSKVGVEGHAPQLVAPLVLDTKVEIIQKAVKLGVPIAETWSCYQGGDHPCGLCDSCRIRDEALIKAGYPELTSQKGASSDRF
- the thiS gene encoding thiamine biosynthesis protein ThiS, producing MIDVWVNGELKTAPSELSLPRFLEQLGLNPRLVAVEYNGEILHRQHWEHTLIQPGDRLEIVTIVGGG
- a CDS encoding hypothetical protein (conserved hypothetical protein); this translates as MAEQQIFEQELHQIQPQEEAQVLRIVTSWMEEGRQEGRQDEARKLILRFIQQRFPEQVSKFQAQIQALDLDQLDALSDRLFGFESITELETWLREDPAAGDLT